The Zalophus californianus isolate mZalCal1 chromosome X, mZalCal1.pri.v2, whole genome shotgun sequence genomic interval aCAGAAGGGGCTGTTTTGCTAAGAACCCTGAAAGGCAGCATGGCCCAAGCCGTCTCACCTGTGTGAAGGGTCACTATGAAGCAGAGAGGCTTCAGAAGACAGAGTAGGGGTTCGACCCACTGGGGAGTCCAGGAAAGTGAGTGGGTTTTGGCACCCGAGGACTCCGGTACACCAGTGAGGGCCAGCAGAGAGCAAAGGGCCCAGCAGGCAGGGCAGAACCCAGGGGAGGAGGAGCGTGGGGCTCCACAGCAGATGACTGGCATGAAGCCTCCAGGGCCCTGCCTCCTAATGGACTTGTTCCTGAGCACAGGGAAGTCATGTCAGGGCCCTCCCTCCAATAACTGATGCTCTGTGGTGGGTTGGGGTTCTGTATGCGCAGAGGGTAACCAAGCACAGCTCGGAGTCACCTCCTTTCTTCCTGACAGCAGCCCTGCGAGGCAAATGTTTTCCCCGTGAAAAAGACGGAGTCTTAAGCAAGTATATCTGTAATAATTGCCAGTTTTATTCCTCTGGCTAAGAGATCCAGAGGTAATTTgaagtttacatttcttttttatagttctgTTGTCCAGAGTTTATTAAGTGTTTTACTGCCCTTCAAAGGTGATTGACAagtttttttgtgtctgtttattttaggttttttttgtgacacaatacacacacatacacacacatatatattcattttgtggAAAATGAGAAGATGCAGAtagccaaaaaagaaataaaatacagatcACACAGAGGTTCACTGTTAACCTTTCGGTGTATAGTAATTCagactttttcttttgcattttgtcatatataaatgtacatataaagtgtgtatatgtatatacatatatacacacatatacacacacactgttttgcaacttattattttcactttacaaTATAAATGAGCATCTTcccatgcaaatgaatgaaacatcCTTATTAAATGAGTGAGATGGGGTCAAAAGATGAGATGTTGGTAACAGGAGTCATATGCAAATCAAAGGAACACTGAAGGATAGGAGTAAAATGGTAGCAATATTTagcaagaaaatgcaaacaaaaagaaaccaattgTGGTACTATTAATAACAGAAAATAGTTGAATTCAGGGGAGAAATGCATTAAATGGGATAAGGACGGTCCCGGGAATGCCTATGGTTAGAATGCAGAGCCCTAAATTTCTTTCTCAGACCCCTTATCTCTTCCAAACACCTTTCCATCTCATCTCCCTCCCTtgtcatttcttcatctttaaagtgCCTATAGTCTATGTCCTCTTTAAATTCCTCGAGAGACTGAAGCAGCCTTTGCCTAAAATTCCCTTCTGTTTGCTGGCGTTCAAATTCTCCATAGGGGcgttcttcctctctctttggcACGCTGCACTTGggctttccttcattttctttgcagGGTTTTTGCATGATGTTGTTTCCAGCTTAAGTCCGGGGAGAAAATGTAGAGCAAATTGCTTCGTTTCTTTTGATTCAGGTTTGTCAGTTTCTCTTTGAAGCAAGATACTCGCCTAAtctcccacccctgccacacAGGTCCAGCCCTCTGAAGTTCGAGATGCCGCCTCTTcgtcccacacccccaccactccgcctcctttcccctccctctgcaaCCCACCATTTCCCCAGCATACAAGGCTAATGGCCTCTCTGACGCGCGCGGGAGAAAGGGAGCAGACCTGTGGTTGAGCTGTGAGGCCGCAAATTTTACCCAGCTCCCGCCCTTCCCAAGTCCCACCCTCGGAGACCCGGGCTAAGTGCCTCCTTCACACTCACCCGTGAGGATTCGGGatagtttcctctttttcttgcCTCGAGATGTCTGTGAATACAGACCCTTGGACCTGCAGACAGAAaggaagggggcggggaggagggagctcTCTGTGGATCCACCAGCCCCAGAGACAAGACACTCATCATCTTGAGTCCGGGATCCTCACAACCGTCGTCGCCCCAAATTTCCTACCTCCTGGTTCCCCCTCCTGTCCCTATCCCTTCCTCTTGGATCCCTGCCtccacacacccccccacccctcaccctctGGCCTAGTCATTGCGAGGGCTGTTGTCCCCTCGGCCCcaccgctcccccacccccgcatgACCCACAGACAGGCACCGAatgagaggaaatattttcaaattatgtcTAAATTTCTGCCTCCACCCCAGGATTCTAGCCGTTCCCCACACAACAGCCCACACCTCATTCCTCAACAGAATTGGAGAAAGAGGAGGATAAACGGAAAGCTTGCCAATCTGAGAGAAGCCGATTATTTCTAAACTATCACTAAATCTGTGGGTGTCTCTCAGGAGACTTCCACCTACACCCCCCAccgtccttttaaaaaaatacaataatctCCCAACGAGTTTGCAGGGATTTGGGCAAAGTGAGCCTGGACCTATTCCAGTCACTAGATTCAGCCACTACCACCCCCAGGGGTCCCAGCGGTTTCCTCAAACCAACCTTCTGAGATTTAAGGAATTTAAGTCCTTCTCTTGGCCACAAGCACGAACGCCTACAGGACAGTAAGGGGCTGGTACCCAGAGGAGAAAGAAGCCCAGGAATATAAGGACTTCGCGGCAGCTCCTGGTCACGTGAGGATTATGTCATCCTCCAACTCTGGTCCCCACTTTCCCCTCCCACCAGCTGTGCTGCAGAAGTGGAACGACTTTCcaacctcccacctccccaccacacCAGGCCCTGTCACTCACTTTTGTCACTGCTCATTCCAGAGGTCAAAAGTGGCCCCTTCTCCCTGTGGCTggaatttgcctttctctgattacCAGAGAAGGGCTGCATCTTCCTATAGTCATATTAACCACTGTTACTTTTTAGTGGTTGTGTTGAGAGGATTACTCGTCGTTTGCTAAGCTAGAACAACAGGAATGTAGCTGTTTTCCCTCCACCCGCCCACCCACCCGCCAGTCACAAATAGCCACCATTTGCCTTGCTGTTCAATTCTTGAAATCAAATTAGAGGGGGTGGGGTAAATTAGGAAAGGAAGTAATGATTGAGATTGTGGTTTTTTACTATTCTGATAATTTCCTACTCTTCCGTTTTTTCCCAtcaatttattatattcttttattaatcagaaataaaataacaataaaaaagccCCAggataagagggaaaaaaagactcAGCCACCTGTTTCTGCTGCTGTCATTAGATAAATATAGACCCTCCAGGCAGACACATTTTTGGAAGTTTAAAACATACAGGGCAACTGGAGGCTACTAC includes:
- the TCEAL7 gene encoding transcription elongation factor A protein-like 7; this encodes MQKPCKENEGKPKCSVPKREEERPYGEFERQQTEGNFRQRLLQSLEEFKEDIDYRHFKDEEMTREGDEMERCLEEIRGLRKKFRALHSNHRHSRDRPYPI